A stretch of DNA from Borrelia hispanica CRI:
GTCATTAATTACAATTCTATGCATATTTCGTAAGTTCTCACGTTTAGTTTCAACTATTTGTTTAATATTTTGTTTTAAAATACCAAAATCAGAATCAAACAGTATGCTCATAATTTAACCTCCATGTTTAGAGTGTCATTTGGAAAGTGAAAGACAATGCTTATTGCGTTTGATTGTATCTTTACGTCAAGATTTACAATGTCAATTTTGAGATCTTGTATAATATTGAATAGGTAAGTTTTTATTTGCGTTAAAGAGTTTATCTTGATAAGCTTCACAATGTGTGAATAATCTAAACCCCATTGAGGATCATAGAAAAGACTACCTTTTGGAGTCTTCAAGAAGATGAATAGTCGTTGTTTTTGTTCTTCAATACTATCAACAAGCTGTAAATTCGAATTAAATGCTAAGTTAAAATCATTGTCAATTCTGATATCCAATCTTTATATCCTTTATCCTTTTAACTAATAAAAGGAAGTATAATACTATTTTTGCTAAAAACTATTTAAGCAACATGTTTATTTTGTTTTGTATGTTATTAACATACGTGTAAAAACTAGGTTCAACCGTACCTTGCGCAACTCTCAAATTGTATAAACAATTAACTATTTCTTCTAAGACTTGTTTCAAACTTATATTATTATTTTTGATCTCCATAAGGTTTTTTGTGTGAATAGAAAAATCATCAACTTTGATAGTTGCATTTTGCATATTAATTGGTCGTAATATATAGAAATAGTTTTTATCATAATGATGATCATCATTAATATCGAAAAGATTTATACTACTTTGCAAAAGAATAACCTCATCATTTTCTTGTAAATTAAAATGCATATTTGATATACATCGAGTCTTAATTTCTACATTTTTGTAAATGTATGGTAATACAACACCTTCTTGAGTCTCAGAATCAAAAGATTTGATAATTCCTATTGTAGAGATGAAAATATTTCTATAAATCCATAGCTTGATCTCTTCTTGTGTTAATGCAGAACCAGCCATTTGGCTATTCATTCTGTAAATATCATAATTCACATGCATTTATTTAGCTTCTCCTTTGATATTTAAGTAATTAGTATTATCATAAAGCTTGAGTATAAGAGAACACTCACCAATATTGCTTAATACAGCATTAGCTTGTGAAATAATGCTCTTAATTTTTTTACCAGTTCTATCAATAAAACTGACTTTATCGCCAACTTTTAATTTGTGAGTATACATAATCTTGGCATTCCAATATATGAACTTAATATTTATATTTGAACCTATAGTGACTTCTTGTTGTGGTATGAATTCAAGGAGATAATCTTCAAGAGGTTCATAGTCTTCATCTGTGTCTTTTTTTGTTTCCTCTTCTTTTGTGTCTGTTGTAGGTGTTTCTGTTTTTAGATTTTTACCCTTTTGTATAGGCTTATTTTTTTCTGTTTCTTCTTTTTTCTCTGTTTCTGTTTGTATCGGTACGTAATTTGTAAATATATAGTTACATTCGATATCAGTAGTATTAATAGATGCTTCTTTGATTAGTTGTGTATGGTCTTTAGGTGTAATATCTGTTCTAATGCTTTGGACATACTTTTTAGTTATTTTTTCAACAAATTCAACAGGTGTAGTTGCACAAAAACTTTCATTTATTATACGTTTTTTGTTTTCGTAAGTCATATTGATAATATTTCTACCAGGAAAAGCTGATTTGATCGCCTCTTCTACTGTCATGCCTTGAAATTGATTTGGGTTGAGTGCTCTATGAAAATAATTGCTTTTTGATGCTAAATGAATTTCCAATTCAACACTAAAATCACCACTAGGATAATCAGTACTCATAGGTGTACCTAAGTACCCAGACATGATAAAGTCATAATCTTTAGCGTCTGCAAATTTTTTATAGTAAATTGCCACAATATTACCAGCTTGTAAATTATCATTAAAATCTATAGGTAAATTCCAAATAGTTAGTTTTGCTTGTTTGGCACATATATAGTTATAGCTTGTATATACATCAGATATTTGAATGTCTATATGTATGCCATCTGTAGTTCGAAGTACAATTTTGGGTTCGTTTGTATTTTTCTTCTTTTCTTCAGTTTTTTCAGTCTTAGTTTCTTCCTTTGGTTTTTCTTTAGGTATGCTCTTTTCTTTAGCTTTTTCAGTTTGAGTTTCATTTTCTTTTTTAGGTGTCTCGTAGATTTTAGGTTGATCGTAGAATTCGATCTTAAAGTCATATTTTAAAAGTCTAGGCTCCATTAATTTATCCTTTGTATTTTGTAAATGTTTTGAGAACTTCTAATGTTACACTAATTTCAACCTCATCAAGATATACTGTATCTTTCAGATCAAGAGAAGTAATAGCAACTATTTCTATAAATCCAAAAGATGGGCTATAAACACTAAATGGCACACTTTCTTTTACCCTATTAGTTAAGTGTTGTTTTGCTAAATTGCTAGTATTTGGAAATATGGATTTTCCGAAAGGCACATTAAATGACCATTTGAGTAGTTCTGAATATCCACTAACTAATTTAGCATTATTTAAGGTGATAATCTCGTCGTTGAAAGTAGGATTATAACTTACATGTGTAGATTTACGAGTGTAATAATCAATTATAGGACGTTTTGAACAAGTAGTATTATATTTCATATTGATTAATTCACTTTTAGCTTGAATGAAAAATCCTTGTGGGACATATCCTTGGCCTTTAAAGTCCATTCGTGGACATAGAATCAAGAAGTTAGATGTCATAAACACACTAGATAATTGGTTAAAAGTTTCTTTTAAAATGGTTGTTATTTGAGATGGCGTTAAGTGCATATAATCTAGCATTGATTTTATGCCTTTTGCATCTTGGTACTGGTGAATAAAATCAGTTGTAAATTGTGTAATCATATTTATACCTCCTTAAGGTGTTTTTACACTTGCGTCTTTTTCTAATTTAGTTCCAGTATCAGTAGTTGGGAGTGGTGAATGGTCTTTATCTGTTGTATCGTCTGCACTAAAAAACAATGCATATGCCCAAGTAGGCAGTATTTGTTTTAGTGCTATTTTTACCATTTTTGTAAACCATTCGTAAATATTACCGAAAAAACTTGTGAGACCCTTGATCATTGGATCAAGTATGTGAGTTTTGAAATTAAATTTTTCAAGCCAGTTGGTTAACTTTACTAAACAATCTAAAATGGGTTCTAGTACTGTAGTTGAAATTCTTGAAAAAGAATCTTCGACTTTACCAAGATTATCTTTGATTTTTTCTTCTTTAGTTGTATATGTCGAGAATCCAATTGTATTGAAATCATCAAGAATTTTGTTTAGTGTGTCTGTTCTAAAAGATAAAGCTTGACCTGGAGATAGGAAGTTATATTCCATTTCTTTAGTTTCATTATATTTATCAAATACTTTGTGAAATGACCTTAGAGTATCATATAAAGGTCCGCTTTTACCTCTTAAGAATTCTGATACTACAGAAATAGCAGAAGCATTATCATCAATAATCCCTACGGATTTAAGCTTTGCAGCAAGTGTTGCCGCTTTATTAAGGTGTTCTTCATTGCTTAGCCCTAAACTTGCCAAATCTTTTCTCAAAATTCCAGCATAATTAAGGAACTCTTCTCTATCGATTTCTCTGACAAACCCCTGCATTCCTTGAAGGATTTTATCAAGTTGAGACTTTTCTTCTGGTTTGAATATTTTTGAATTAATTAAACTTAGTTTTTTAGATGTTGCATTCTTTTGTATTGTTCTTTTAGCATAATTGAATGCATCACCAATCCCACCTTGAAAAGTAGTTCCAAATATTTGTCCAAGAGCAGTTCCAACCGCAATTTTACCTATCTCTTTAGCAGTGCGCTTAGTTTTATGTATAATTCCGCTTTGCTTTTTTAACGTTTTATATTCTAAGTCCATTAATTCTTTTTCGGACATGGTTGATCTTTTTAATGCAATTTTTTTTGCTTTTCGAAATTTCATGCCCTGGCTAATAAGTTTTTTAGTTTCTTGAAGCTTAAACTTTTCTATATGATCTAGCCTTTTTTGCTCTTCTATTCTTAATTTCTCTTGTCTTTTGTTTTTTGCTAATCTTAATTTTTCTAGCCTTTTTTTTGCTGCTTCTAGTTTTTTTTGTTTTTCTATTTTTA
This window harbors:
- a CDS encoding GPW/gp25 family protein; protein product: MDIRIDNDFNLAFNSNLQLVDSIEEQKQRLFIFLKTPKGSLFYDPQWGLDYSHIVKLIKINSLTQIKTYLFNIIQDLKIDIVNLDVKIQSNAISIVFHFPNDTLNMEVKL
- a CDS encoding DUF777 family protein; the encoded protein is MHVNYDIYRMNSQMAGSALTQEEIKLWIYRNIFISTIGIIKSFDSETQEGVVLPYIYKNVEIKTRCISNMHFNLQENDEVILLQSSINLFDINDDHHYDKNYFYILRPINMQNATIKVDDFSIHTKNLMEIKNNNISLKQVLEEIVNCLYNLRVAQGTVEPSFYTYVNNIQNKINMLLK
- a CDS encoding DUF693 family protein, whose protein sequence is MEPRLLKYDFKIEFYDQPKIYETPKKENETQTEKAKEKSIPKEKPKEETKTEKTEEKKKNTNEPKIVLRTTDGIHIDIQISDVYTSYNYICAKQAKLTIWNLPIDFNDNLQAGNIVAIYYKKFADAKDYDFIMSGYLGTPMSTDYPSGDFSVELEIHLASKSNYFHRALNPNQFQGMTVEEAIKSAFPGRNIINMTYENKKRIINESFCATTPVEFVEKITKKYVQSIRTDITPKDHTQLIKEASINTTDIECNYIFTNYVPIQTETEKKEETEKNKPIQKGKNLKTETPTTDTKEEETKKDTDEDYEPLEDYLLEFIPQQEVTIGSNINIKFIYWNAKIMYTHKLKVGDKVSFIDRTGKKIKSIISQANAVLSNIGECSLILKLYDNTNYLNIKGEAK
- a CDS encoding DUF792 family protein; its protein translation is MITQFTTDFIHQYQDAKGIKSMLDYMHLTPSQITTILKETFNQLSSVFMTSNFLILCPRMDFKGQGYVPQGFFIQAKSELINMKYNTTCSKRPIIDYYTRKSTHVSYNPTFNDEIITLNNAKLVSGYSELLKWSFNVPFGKSIFPNTSNLAKQHLTNRVKESVPFSVYSPSFGFIEIVAITSLDLKDTVYLDEVEISVTLEVLKTFTKYKG
- a CDS encoding DUF759 family protein, whose amino-acid sequence is MNNTGFTIKFKGVLDHASTKKSLEKDISILEKVLKPKRTRLDSTEKILKHNLKEKKAELVKISKYEKLKLAEQKRQEKLKIEKQKKLEAAKKRLEKLRLAKNKRQEKLRIEEQKRLDHIEKFKLQETKKLISQGMKFRKAKKIALKRSTMSEKELMDLEYKTLKKQSGIIHKTKRTAKEIGKIAVGTALGQIFGTTFQGGIGDAFNYAKRTIQKNATSKKLSLINSKIFKPEEKSQLDKILQGMQGFVREIDREEFLNYAGILRKDLASLGLSNEEHLNKAATLAAKLKSVGIIDDNASAISVVSEFLRGKSGPLYDTLRSFHKVFDKYNETKEMEYNFLSPGQALSFRTDTLNKILDDFNTIGFSTYTTKEEKIKDNLGKVEDSFSRISTTVLEPILDCLVKLTNWLEKFNFKTHILDPMIKGLTSFFGNIYEWFTKMVKIALKQILPTWAYALFFSADDTTDKDHSPLPTTDTGTKLEKDASVKTP